The following is a genomic window from Xylanibacillus composti.
CCGCCCCCTCCTACTCGATTAATTATTAAAGGAGAAGGGGGCGAAACATCGCTTGTAAACACGCGTTCACAATAATGCAGAACGTGCAGGAATATCTGGTATTATTTTCATCTTTTATTATGATTAGGGAGGTTTCAGCGTGAACAAAAACACATTACGGAAGATGCTGACGATGTTGATGGTGCTGTCCATGGTTGCGACGATGTTCGCAGGTGTGGCAGTCGCAGCGACAGAGGAGTCTTCTTACGATCCGGTCGAATCTGAAGCAGAGCGTCCGGCGCTGCTGGGTAATGACAGTGTAAAGAAGCCATCAGAAGCAGGTAAACTGCAAGTTATCGAGATCGATGGTCAAATGACATTGGCTGACGAAGCAGGGAATAAAATTCAGCTCCGGGGAATGAGCACACACGGGCTACAATGGTTCCCGGAAATCGTGAATGACAATGCCTTCGCAGCATTGGCCAACGATTGGGAATCGAATGTAATTCGGTTGGCCATGTACGTCGGGGAGGGCGGATACGCAACCAAACCTTCCGTAAAGGACCTTGTCATTGACGGAATCGAATTCGCTTTCGCGCATGATATGTACGTCATCGTGGATTGGCATGTGCATGCCCCAGGAGATCCGAATGAACCGGTTTACGCGGGGGCATATGATTTCTTCGAGGAACTAGCCGATACTTATAAGGATCACCCGAAGTTTCATTATATTATCTGGGAATTGGCCAACGAGCCAAGCTCGAACAATAATGGGGGCAAAGGGTTGACGAATGACGAAGCAGGTTGGCAAGCAGTCAAGAGCTATGCAGAGCCGATCGTGGACATGCTTCGCGAAAAAGGAGACAACATCATCATTGTAGGGAGTCCGAACTGGAGCCAGCGTCCAGATTTGGCTGCAGATAATCCTATCGCTTCCCATAATATCGTGTACACGGTCCATTTCTATTCCGGTACACATGGCGCTTCCGACGAGAGTTATCCGCCAGGAACGCCAAGCTCGGAAAGAGGGAATGTCATGAGCAATGCCAGATACGCATTGGAGAAGGGCGTTGCTGTCTTTGTTTCTGAGTGGGGTACCAGCGAAGCAAGCGGAGACAATGGTCCGTATTTGGCTGAAGCTGACGTATGGCTGGAATTTTTGAATGAAAACAACATCAGCTGGGTTAACTGGTCTCTTACGAATAAGAACGAGACATCGGGCGCTTTTGTTCCATTTGAACTGGGCAAATCTCAAGCAACCGATTTGGATCCAGGCGAGGACCAAGTATGGGTGATCGAAGAGTTAAGCGCTTCTGGCGAGTATATGCGCGCTAGAATTAAAGGGATTCCGTACCGTCCAATTGACCGCAATGCGTTTAGTGAAGTGATTTGGGATTTTAACGATGGGACAACGCAAGGTTTCGGAGTAAATAGTGATAGTCCTGTGAAAGATCTCACGATAGAGAATGAGAACGACATGCTCAAAATCTCCGGAATGAGCGCCAGCAATGCTATGGGCGACGGCGATTTTTGGAGCAATGTGCGTATCTCCTCAGATGGATATAACCCAGAAGCCAATATTCTCGGGGCGAAGGAAATATCCATTGATGTGACCGTAGAAGAGCCTACAGCTGTGGGGATAGCAGCCATCCCGCAAAATCAAGGCAGCTGGGTCAATCCGGTCAAGCAGTCTAAGATCGCTGCCGATGACTTTGTAGAACAAGACGATGGTACTTATAAAGCAGTTCTGACTATTACCGCCGAGGATTCCCCGGCCATTCAAGCCATAGGGGAGAACATCGATGGACATATCTTAAATAACCTTATTCTATTTGTTGCTGCAGAGGATGTCGATGTTATTTATTTGGATAATATAACTTTCTCTGGAAGCAAGATTGAACTGCCTGTTGTGCATGCTGAGCTTGGCGAAGCAAAGCTTCCCTCGGATTTCGAGGATGGCACTAGACAGAACTGGGTCTGGCATGGCGAATCAGGCGTGAAGAACGCTTTGACCATTGAAGAGGCCAATGGTTCGAAGGCGTTGTCTTGGGAATTTGCATATCCTGAAGTTAAGCCTGGCGATGGCTGGGCATCGGCTTCTCGCCTAGACTTCTGGAAGCAAGACATGATTCGCAGCTATTATGACTATGTGGTGTTCGATCTATATCTTAAGCCAGAGCGTGCTACAGAAGGCTCTATGTCCATAAATCTTGTTTTCCAACCACCGAGTGCTGGGTATTGGGCGCAGGCTACCGATACGTTTACCATTAATTTTGCTGAGTTGGAACGGGCTACAGTTACAGAAGATGGACTCTATCATTATTTAGTCAAACTTGATCTGCATTCAATTGGCAATATTACGGACGATATGGAGCTCCGCAATATGTTATTAATTTTCGCGGATGGTCAGAGTGATTTCGCAGGTAGATTATATCTGGACAATATAAGGTTTGAAGCCGCAACACAAGAAGAAGAGAATACTATGCAAGATACGGCGCGACTGCAAATCGGCTTCTCAGGCAACGACACGTATACTTCCGTGACAAGAGATGTCTATCTGCCGACAAAAGGCCAATATGGCAGTACCATTACATGGGCTTCCAGCAATGAGAACATCATTTCTACGAGCGGAGTTGTGACTCGGCCTTCTGTAACCACAGATGTGTACTTGACGGCTACTGTGACGCAGGACGTGTACGCAGCGACCAAGCGCTTTGACCTTACTGTTCTTCGGGCTTCCCGAGGCGGCGGAGGTTCTGGAGGCGGACCTATCGGCGGAGGCGGATCCGTAGACGAGGACGCTGTCGTTATCACGAACCCGAATGCGGTGAACGGCGTCATTGCCGTTACAATCGCCCAAGGCAAGAAGAAAGTTCTGCTGCCGGCCAATGCGGCTGCGATCAATCGCGGCAACAAGCTGAAGATCGACGGTGAGGACTTCACGATTCAGATTCCGGGCAGCGTTCTGGAACAATTGAAAGCATTGCTCAATGATGAGGAACTGGCAAATGCGCAAATCGCCTTTGAATTCGATGAAGTTGCAGAGGAAGATCAAACGCAGCTTCTGGAGAGAGCAAAAGGCAAGAATAAAGCAGGTTTGAAGGCGGCCAGCACCGTATACAGCTTCACCCTGTCCATTGTTAAGGGAGACGGGGTGATTGCGCTGGCCGATTTCGAAGAACCGCTAAGCTTGACACTGCGAGTAAAAAGCGGGCATGTTGAAGATTTGCTGGGCATGTACTTCCTGGCAAATGACGGTACGCTGGAATATGCCGGCGGAGCTTTGGCCAATAACGAGATGACAGCGGAGATCGCTCATTTCAGCACGTATGCAGTATTGGAATATGACAAGATCTTTGACGATGTCAGCGCGGACTATTGGGCTGCCGATGTCATCAAGCGCATGGCTGCGAAGCACATTGTAGCGGGTATTAGCGTAGACGAGTTTGCGCCTAGGCAAAATGTGACCCGTGCAGAGTTCGCGGCATTGATCGTGCGGGCGCTTGGCCTTGAGGCACGTGGACAGGCGCCATTTGCCGATGTGGATGCGAGCCGGTGGTATGCGGAAGCTGTGGCGGCTGCTTATGAAGCGGGTATTGTGTCTGGTCGCAGTGCGACAGAATTTGCGCCGCATGCAACCATTACTCGCCAAGAGATGGCGTTGATGATTGTGAAGGCGTATGAGCATAAGACGGGTGAAACGCTGAGAGCCTCGACAGCATCCAGCTTCGAGGACAGTGCATCCATCAGCGAATGGGCGAGAGCAGCGGTTGGCGGCGCGGCTGAGCTGGGTCTGCTGCAAGGTCGCGGCAACAACCAGTTCGTTCCGCAAGGCGTGGCCAATCGTGCCGAAAGCGTGCAAGTCATTGCCGAGTTGCTGAAAAAGTAGTCGTAGCAAAGCTAAAAGCAAGCATTTTTCACGCAAGCAAGCCCTTCCTTTGCGCAAGCCGCGAAGAGGGCTTGCTTTTCTCTTTTATCCGGTCGGGTTGAATGGTCCAAGCGCCGCCACTTGTACTCTTGCTGCTAGTATTGCTTTGCAAAGGGAATTATTATAACATAGTGCCGTAATTCCATTTTCGAACCAGCACCTATATAATAGTAGATAATTTTCATTGGATGGATAATTTCTGCGTTCGGTAGGCGAGTCTACTGCTAGCAGCTTTGAGGAAAGAGGCGATGTCCAATGCCGGGGCAGCAGGTTGAAATATGCATAGAAAGCAGCCATCAAGGAGAGACCATGGTGCAAACCGCTCGGGCAGAAATGTTTCGCAAGCCGGACGCCGCATATTACCGTTATCGCGAACCGGATGTCGCTTCTATGGGGAGTACGATCACTACAGTGAAGGTGCGCCCGAATGAAATCCGCATTATTCGACACGGTGACGTGACAGCGGAACAAACCTTTTCTCAGAATGGCAAGCACAGCGGTTTCTATCATACCCCGCATACCCGGCTGTCATTGATGACTCAGACAACGGGCTGGGAGGTAGCTTTGGATGATCACGGATACGGACAGGCTTCCTGGTCGTATATCCTTTGGGTCGGCGATGAACGGGCAGGCGATTTCAAGCTCAGGCTTACGATACGGGAGGAACAAGGATGAATAATGTCATGGAGCAAGTGAAGCAGACGTTGAAAGAGGAAATAGCGAGGGCCATTACCGCCTCCGGCCTTGCAGGTGATGCGGATGTGCCGGAGATCGTGCTGGAAACCCCGAAGGAGAAGGAGCATGGGGACTTCGCCACGAATGCAGCGATGCAGCTCACGCGAATAGCCAGGCAGAACCCGCGTGCCATTGCAGAAGCGATTGTGAAGCACCTGGATACAGGCAAAGCTTACGTCTCGAGAGTGGATATTGCCGGTCCGGGGTTTATCAATTTTCACATGAACAATCATTATCTGCATCGGATCGTGCCGCAAATATTGGAGGCGGGTGACGATTACGGGCGAATCGACCTCGGCGGCGGCGAACGGATCCAAGTGGAATTTGTCAGCGCCAATCCTACCGGCAGCCTGCACCTGGGCCATGCACGGGGAGCAGCGGTAGGCGACGCCTTGTGCAATCTGCTAGACTTTGCAGGATATCGTGTCTCGCGCGAGTACTACATCAATGATGCCGGCAATCAGGTTGCCAATTTGTCAGCCTCGATTGAGGCACGCTACCTGCAGGCGCTCGGCCGGGAAGCGGCTATGCCGGAGGATGGCTATCACGGCGAAGACATTGTCCAATTTGCCAAGGAACTGGCTGAGGAGAAGGGTGACAGCCTGCTCGAACTGCCGGAGGAGGAGCGGCGGGCATTCTTCCGAAGCTACGGGTTGGAGCGGGAACTGGACAAGATCAAGCGCGACCTGAAGCGGTTCCGCGTTTCGTTCGACCAGTGGTTCAGTGAGACCTCGCTGTATGAAGCAGGCAAGACGGAGCAAGTGCTGGAGGAACTGAAGCAGAAGAAGCAAACCTTCGAGCACGAAGGAGCGCTGTGGCTGCGCACGACGGACTATGGCGATGACAAGGATCGAGTGCTGATTAAGAACGACGGCAGCTACACGTATTTGACGCCGGATATCGCCTATCACAGGGATAAATTCGAACGGGGCTTCGACAGGCTGATCAATATATGGGGTGCCGACCACCACGGTTATGTTCCGCGCATGAAAGCGGCCATGGAAGCGCTCGGCTACGATCCCGACCGGCTGACCGTGCTGATCGCCCAGATGGTCAGCTTGTACCAAAACGGCGAAAAGGTCAAAATGTCCAAGCGGACCGGGAAGGCCGTGACGATGGAAGATCTCATGGATGAGGTAGGCGTGGATGCTGTCCGCTATTTCTTCACCATGCGGGGGATCGACTCCCACTTGGATTTTGATATGGATTTGGCCGTCTCACAGTCGAATGACAATCCAGTATACTATGTGCAATATGCGCATGCGCGGATTTGCAGCATCTTCCGCCAGGCGGAGGAGCAAGGCATCAAGCGGGAGCCGGGGCAGGCTGCAGACGTCAGCGCGCTCAAGCTGGAATCCGAATTCGCCCTGCTCAAAAAACTGGCCGAGCTCGAAGAAGAAGTGCGGGTAGCTGCGGAGCAGTATGCGCCCCATCGGCTAATCCGATACGTGTATGAATTGGCTTCACAGTTCCATAGCTATTATAAGGCGGAACGGGTCATTACCGAGGACGAGACTTTGACACGCGCGCGATTCGCGTTGTTAGAGGCCTTGCAGATTGTACTGCGAAACGTCCTGCGTCTCGTCGGTGTTTCCGCTCCAGAACGGATGTAATGCCCATCCTTGCAGATACGGCAGCTTTGCTGCCGGTCAGGCCTGTCTTCGGACGGGCCTGCTTGCGTTCACGCAGCCTGGAGCGCCGTTTCGACCGCTGTGCGGATTTGCCAAGATGTGCTAGAAGAGACAGGTAGGCAGCCGGACCATCAATCTCTCCATCGCCTGTTCTTCCTTCTGAGCGGCTTCTGACCGCTCTGGCGGTTTGGCGAAGCAGGCGGCGAATAGTCGTTGGGCGGACGCCCTTGCGCTTGCAGGCCATCAACAGGGCAATGAGACCTGTTACATGGGAAGTCGCCATAGAGGTGCCGCTCAGTGTCTCATAGCGTCCCTTGGGCCAAGTGGAGACGATGCGATCACCCGGAGCATAGATATCAATGCGCTCGCCCCGATTGCTGAATGCCGCGATGTACCGGCCTTTTTCTGTAGCGCCCACCGCGATTGTATCCTTGTACTGGGCAGGATAGTCAATGATGCCGGTTTTTCCGTCATTGCCGGATGAGGCACATACGATGATGCCGGACCGTACGGCTTGCTTGACGGCCTCGCGCAAGGTCGGACTGGAATCGGTCATGCCAAAGCTCATATTGATAATATCCATCTCGTTGTGGACACACCATTCAATGCCTTTGACAATATCCGATAAATAGGCAGAGCCGTGTCGATCGAACGACTTCACCGCATACAGGCTGGCTGCGGGGGCAACGCCTGTCATCCCGTGGCTGCCGCCGCATGCCGCAATTGTGCCCGCGATATGCGTGCCGTGTCCGTTGTCGTCGGCGGGCGGCGCATACGGATGCAGCACGTTGACACCGCCGACTACCCGTCCTTTCAAATCGGGGTGGCTGGCATCGGTGCCAGTATCGATAACGCCAATGCGGATGCCCTCGCCTTTTGTCGTTTTCCATAGCTTGTGGGCGCCGATCTGACGTACGCCCCAAGGTATGCGCGGAGGCACTGTTTTGGTTTCTTTGTGCGATTCTTGGAAAGGGGAATACGCATGCAGCGAGAGCCTCCAGTCAGGTTCGAACAACAGTCTTGGACCATGCAGTCCGGAAGTTGTGCGTAAGGAACAGCGCAGCGTGCAGATGAAAGGGAAGGCCTCAATAGCGCGAAACCTCGGCCATCTGGCTTTCAACTGTTTCAGTCTGGCCATGCACTGCTCGAAATCCTTGCGTTTGCGGAAGCGGATCAGCTGGGTGTGCCTGCTGCCGGAGTCCATCTGCCGATGCAGCCGTTTCAGCCATGTGTCGGTATTCATGAAAAGCCCAACCTCCCGGACAGTGTTGATTTCCTATTGTATGTCGTCAGCGGGAAGATGGTTAGCTTGCGCATCGGAATGGGCGTGGAATAGGCGACGTAACGGGTGTCAAATGCGCTTGGTGGACATAGGATGAAGGGAGGACCATTCGGGTCTTTTATGTGCAGGTAAAGCAAGGCCCCGTTTCTTCCGGCAGACGGGGCGGATACAGTCGAAGGCGAGGGGATGCATAGGTCTCTTCGCTTTTTCCTGTACATAGGCAAAAATGGTACGGCAGACATCCTGCAGGGCGTTCAGATGAGCTTGTTCCAGCGCAACTTAAGGGGAATGCAGAGGACATAGCCGGCTTTGGTTGCATTTTCCGCGAAAATAAGGTTAACTATATGATGATAACGGCTTGTTGACGTAAGAATGCCGAAAGGAAGTGCGTAGGATGAGCAATGCACAATCGCTTAAGATTACTCCGGAACGAGCAAGAGAAATGCCCATGGTTGATCTGGCTTTTCTTATTCTGAAAGCGGCGAACACCCCTTATTACTATCGCGACCTGATGCAGGAAGTGGCCAAGATTAAAGGGATTGCCGAAGATGAGATGATGGACTTGATCGCCCAGCTGTACACGGAAATCAACATCGATGGACGATTTGCGTGTGTCGGCAGCAACCTGTGGGGATTGAAGCGTTGGTATCCGCTTGATAAAGCGGAGGATGCATTGGGCAATGCAACCCGTCCGAGAATCATCAACGATGACGATGACGACGAGGACGAAGACCTATACACCGATGAAGACACCGATGACGACAGCGATTTCGAGGAAGTTGACGGTGACGATTACGATAGCGACACGGATGAAGATCTGGACGACGAGGTTGACGACGAAGTCGACGAGGATCTCGAAGACGAGGATCTGGACGAGGATCTGGATGAGGAATCCGACGAAGATTTCGACAGCGACGAGTCGGATGAGGATGACTTTAACTAAAGCGTGACAAGAGGGGGATGTTCGCTTGACATCCCCTTTTTCACAGAGTAAACTATTGCATGGGCTAATCGTTTACAATATATTTAATCGTTCGATTAAAGTGCCTCGATGATATCGGGAGTGCTTTATTTTTTTAATGGCCGGGGTTTTCAGGAAGAATACCGGTATTATAGACGAGTCCCGCAGATAACGCCGATGAAGTCCCCTCAGGACAACATCTCGTCTTTGGTGAAGCGGGTGAAGCAGGTCCCGCGAATGGAATTTCGCAGCGGATAGGAGTGCCGCTGGGTTTCGCGGGTTCTTTTTTGGGCTCATACTGAACAATCAGGAGGTTCAATAAGGTGGCGAAGTACATTTTCGTAACAGGCGGCGTGGTTTCTTCCCTGGGCAAAGGAATCACCGCAGCGTCGCTCGGCAGGCTGTTGAAAAATCGTGGATTGAAGGTAACCATCCAAAAGTTCGATCCTTATATCAACGTAGACCCAGGGACTATGAGCCCTTATCAGCACGGTGAAGTGTTTGTGACCGATGATGGCGCGGAGACGGATCTTGACCTGGGCCATTATGAACGCTTCATTGACATCAACCTGTCCAAAAACAGCAATGTGACAACGGGCAAGGTTTATTCGTCCGTTATTACGAAGGAACGTCGGGGGGAATATTTGGGCGGGACGGTCCAAGTTATTCCGCATATTACGAATGAAATCAAGGATCGGGTATTCCGCGCGGCGCGGGAATCGCAGTCGGATGTCGTCATTACAGAAATCGGCGGCACCGTCGGGGACATTGAAAGCTTGCCGTTCCTCGAAGCGATTCGGCAGATCAAGAGTGACATCGGACGCGAGAATGTCATGTATATTCACGTTACCCTGATCCCGTATTTGAAGGCTGCGGGAGAGGTGAAGACGAAGCCGACCCAGCACAGCGTGAAGGAGCTGCGGAGCATTGGGATCCAGCCGCAGGTAATTGTGACCCGGACGGAGCATCCGCTGACCGATGAAATGAAGCGCAAGCTGGCGCTGTTCTGCGACATCGACGCGAATGCGGTTGTCGAGGCGCGAGATGCCGATAACCTGTATGAAGTGCCGCTGAATATGCGGGATGAAGGCCTGGATGAAATTGTCGTCAATTACTTGAAGCTTCCGGCTAAGCCGCTCGATATGACTGAGTGGGAGCAAATGGTTAACCATATCAAAAATCTCAAGCATCGTACGGAGATTGCCATTGTCGGGAAGTACGTTTCGTTGCATGACGCTTATTTGAGCATTGTCGAAGCTTTGGGACATGCAGGGATTGCTGCGGACACGGAAGTGAACATTCGCTGGGTGAACGCGGAGGAAGTGAATGACGAGAATGTGAATGAGCTTCTTGGCGGTGTGGACGGTGTCTTGGTTCCCGGCGGCTTCGGCGATCGCGGCATCGAGGGCAAGGTGGCGGCGATTCGCTACGCCCGCGAGAACCGTGTGCCATTCTTCGGCATTTGCTTGGGAATGCAGGTGGCAGTCGTGGAATACGCCCGCCATGTGGTCAAACTGGCAGGAGCGAACAGCTCTGAGATCAACCCGGCCACGGCATATCCCGTCATCGACCTGCTTCCGGAGCAGAAGGATATCGAAGACCTTGGCGGCACCATGCGCCTGGGCTTATACCCTTGCAAGCTGGCTGAGAATTCTCTGGCGATGGCCTGCTATCAGGACGAGCTGGTGTATGAGCGTCACAGGCACCGCTACGAGTTCAACAACGAGTACCGCGAAATGATTGAAGAAGCTGGCATGAAAATCTCCGGCACCTCGCCGGACGGCAGATTAGTGGAGATCGTGGAGATACCGGACCACCCTTGGTTCTTGGCCGTACAGTTTCATCCGGAATTTACGTCCCGCCCGAACCGGCCGCAGCCGCTTTTCCGTGAGTTTGTCAAAGCTTCCATGCAGCGGAAGTAATACATTTTTTTCTTCTATCGTGCAGGATATCCTTTATTCGCAGCGAATGTGTACTAGAACAACTTTGGTTTACCAACGTTTCACTTGCATTTCTAGTACGTATGGCGGAGGTAATTCAGTTGGATAAGAAGAAAGTGCTAATCGTAGATGATCAGAACGGAATTCGGGTGTTGCTGGTTGAGGTATTCAGCAGTGAAGGGTATGAGACCTTTCAAGCTTCCAACGGCAAATTGGCACTTGAAATTGTCAAGAAAGAGAAGCCTGACTTGGTCTTGCTGGATATGAAGATTCCAGGCATGGATGGTTTGGAGATCTTGAAGCATATCAAATCGATTGACAGCGATGCAAAGGTGATCATGATGACCGCATACGGCGAGCTGGACATGATCAACGAAGCCACTGCGCTGGGCGCGCTCATGCACTTTACCAAGCCATTTGATATCGATGAGCTGCGCATGGCGGTCAACGAGCAGCTGGCTGAACCTCAAATCAGAGCGTAAAGGAAATGATCCTTATTCTAAGGGTCATTTTTTTTGATCCGAAGGATGCATGGTTCTAGGTCATCCTAGCAGGCAGAAGGGCATGCGCATCTTGTTCACAATCGGCCCAGTGACGGTATATGCGGAGATTCAGACACGCGTCGAGGCGCGTCGTAACGAGAGTAAGGAGCTTTCAAGGTACGCGGCAACCAGTATAATGAACCTTGCAGATATATAGCGGGAAAAAAGGGATGTATATGCGAATGAAGCAGCGTGGTTCTAGGGATAACGGAATTTTACGGCCTTACTTTTGATACTGAACCCACATTCTCCAGGCATAGCATAGTTATTAGACCACTTAGTTCCGCAATCCAAATATCGATGTTGGAGAAACAGTATAATAAGCCCATTAATTTCCGTTAACCAATGGATTTTTCGCCGGTGCGCCTAATCTGAATCTAGGGATTGCGAGCTCACTGTATCGAGCTGGGATGTTCCTTG
Proteins encoded in this region:
- a CDS encoding carbohydrate-binding domain-containing protein, translated to MNKNTLRKMLTMLMVLSMVATMFAGVAVAATEESSYDPVESEAERPALLGNDSVKKPSEAGKLQVIEIDGQMTLADEAGNKIQLRGMSTHGLQWFPEIVNDNAFAALANDWESNVIRLAMYVGEGGYATKPSVKDLVIDGIEFAFAHDMYVIVDWHVHAPGDPNEPVYAGAYDFFEELADTYKDHPKFHYIIWELANEPSSNNNGGKGLTNDEAGWQAVKSYAEPIVDMLREKGDNIIIVGSPNWSQRPDLAADNPIASHNIVYTVHFYSGTHGASDESYPPGTPSSERGNVMSNARYALEKGVAVFVSEWGTSEASGDNGPYLAEADVWLEFLNENNISWVNWSLTNKNETSGAFVPFELGKSQATDLDPGEDQVWVIEELSASGEYMRARIKGIPYRPIDRNAFSEVIWDFNDGTTQGFGVNSDSPVKDLTIENENDMLKISGMSASNAMGDGDFWSNVRISSDGYNPEANILGAKEISIDVTVEEPTAVGIAAIPQNQGSWVNPVKQSKIAADDFVEQDDGTYKAVLTITAEDSPAIQAIGENIDGHILNNLILFVAAEDVDVIYLDNITFSGSKIELPVVHAELGEAKLPSDFEDGTRQNWVWHGESGVKNALTIEEANGSKALSWEFAYPEVKPGDGWASASRLDFWKQDMIRSYYDYVVFDLYLKPERATEGSMSINLVFQPPSAGYWAQATDTFTINFAELERATVTEDGLYHYLVKLDLHSIGNITDDMELRNMLLIFADGQSDFAGRLYLDNIRFEAATQEEENTMQDTARLQIGFSGNDTYTSVTRDVYLPTKGQYGSTITWASSNENIISTSGVVTRPSVTTDVYLTATVTQDVYAATKRFDLTVLRASRGGGGSGGGPIGGGGSVDEDAVVITNPNAVNGVIAVTIAQGKKKVLLPANAAAINRGNKLKIDGEDFTIQIPGSVLEQLKALLNDEELANAQIAFEFDEVAEEDQTQLLERAKGKNKAGLKAASTVYSFTLSIVKGDGVIALADFEEPLSLTLRVKSGHVEDLLGMYFLANDGTLEYAGGALANNEMTAEIAHFSTYAVLEYDKIFDDVSADYWAADVIKRMAAKHIVAGISVDEFAPRQNVTRAEFAALIVRALGLEARGQAPFADVDASRWYAEAVAAAYEAGIVSGRSATEFAPHATITRQEMALMIVKAYEHKTGETLRASTASSFEDSASISEWARAAVGGAAELGLLQGRGNNQFVPQGVANRAESVQVIAELLKK
- a CDS encoding DUF1934 domain-containing protein, whose product is MPGQQVEICIESSHQGETMVQTARAEMFRKPDAAYYRYREPDVASMGSTITTVKVRPNEIRIIRHGDVTAEQTFSQNGKHSGFYHTPHTRLSLMTQTTGWEVALDDHGYGQASWSYILWVGDERAGDFKLRLTIREEQG
- the argS gene encoding arginine--tRNA ligase, whose product is MNNVMEQVKQTLKEEIARAITASGLAGDADVPEIVLETPKEKEHGDFATNAAMQLTRIARQNPRAIAEAIVKHLDTGKAYVSRVDIAGPGFINFHMNNHYLHRIVPQILEAGDDYGRIDLGGGERIQVEFVSANPTGSLHLGHARGAAVGDALCNLLDFAGYRVSREYYINDAGNQVANLSASIEARYLQALGREAAMPEDGYHGEDIVQFAKELAEEKGDSLLELPEEERRAFFRSYGLERELDKIKRDLKRFRVSFDQWFSETSLYEAGKTEQVLEELKQKKQTFEHEGALWLRTTDYGDDKDRVLIKNDGSYTYLTPDIAYHRDKFERGFDRLINIWGADHHGYVPRMKAAMEALGYDPDRLTVLIAQMVSLYQNGEKVKMSKRTGKAVTMEDLMDEVGVDAVRYFFTMRGIDSHLDFDMDLAVSQSNDNPVYYVQYAHARICSIFRQAEEQGIKREPGQAADVSALKLESEFALLKKLAELEEEVRVAAEQYAPHRLIRYVYELASQFHSYYKAERVITEDETLTRARFALLEALQIVLRNVLRLVGVSAPERM
- a CDS encoding S8 family peptidase, which gives rise to MNTDTWLKRLHRQMDSGSRHTQLIRFRKRKDFEQCMARLKQLKARWPRFRAIEAFPFICTLRCSLRTTSGLHGPRLLFEPDWRLSLHAYSPFQESHKETKTVPPRIPWGVRQIGAHKLWKTTKGEGIRIGVIDTGTDASHPDLKGRVVGGVNVLHPYAPPADDNGHGTHIAGTIAACGGSHGMTGVAPAASLYAVKSFDRHGSAYLSDIVKGIEWCVHNEMDIINMSFGMTDSSPTLREAVKQAVRSGIIVCASSGNDGKTGIIDYPAQYKDTIAVGATEKGRYIAAFSNRGERIDIYAPGDRIVSTWPKGRYETLSGTSMATSHVTGLIALLMACKRKGVRPTTIRRLLRQTARAVRSRSEGRTGDGEIDGPAAYLSLLAHLGKSAQRSKRRSRLRERKQARPKTGLTGSKAAVSARMGITSVLERKHRRDAGRFAVQSARPLTTRIARVSKSRPR
- the rpoE gene encoding DNA-directed RNA polymerase subunit delta, whose protein sequence is MSNAQSLKITPERAREMPMVDLAFLILKAANTPYYYRDLMQEVAKIKGIAEDEMMDLIAQLYTEINIDGRFACVGSNLWGLKRWYPLDKAEDALGNATRPRIINDDDDDEDEDLYTDEDTDDDSDFEEVDGDDYDSDTDEDLDDEVDDEVDEDLEDEDLDEDLDEESDEDFDSDESDEDDFN
- a CDS encoding CTP synthase, coding for MAKYIFVTGGVVSSLGKGITAASLGRLLKNRGLKVTIQKFDPYINVDPGTMSPYQHGEVFVTDDGAETDLDLGHYERFIDINLSKNSNVTTGKVYSSVITKERRGEYLGGTVQVIPHITNEIKDRVFRAARESQSDVVITEIGGTVGDIESLPFLEAIRQIKSDIGRENVMYIHVTLIPYLKAAGEVKTKPTQHSVKELRSIGIQPQVIVTRTEHPLTDEMKRKLALFCDIDANAVVEARDADNLYEVPLNMRDEGLDEIVVNYLKLPAKPLDMTEWEQMVNHIKNLKHRTEIAIVGKYVSLHDAYLSIVEALGHAGIAADTEVNIRWVNAEEVNDENVNELLGGVDGVLVPGGFGDRGIEGKVAAIRYARENRVPFFGICLGMQVAVVEYARHVVKLAGANSSEINPATAYPVIDLLPEQKDIEDLGGTMRLGLYPCKLAENSLAMACYQDELVYERHRHRYEFNNEYREMIEEAGMKISGTSPDGRLVEIVEIPDHPWFLAVQFHPEFTSRPNRPQPLFREFVKASMQRK
- a CDS encoding response regulator, with protein sequence MDKKKVLIVDDQNGIRVLLVEVFSSEGYETFQASNGKLALEIVKKEKPDLVLLDMKIPGMDGLEILKHIKSIDSDAKVIMMTAYGELDMINEATALGALMHFTKPFDIDELRMAVNEQLAEPQIRA